One window of Triticum dicoccoides isolate Atlit2015 ecotype Zavitan chromosome 5A, WEW_v2.0, whole genome shotgun sequence genomic DNA carries:
- the LOC119299966 gene encoding pentatricopeptide repeat-containing protein At2g31400, chloroplastic-like, producing the protein MAPTTHFTPSQAHAAAASHHPAAAAAAAPATATARLHASASASAPAAAAALCPPFLAAGSHSVACPPVQNPIFSGPAAPWAVQPQRAAVGALGPEFRRARSTKNISKRNNRGAGGQDRGGRTSSAAAGRCVDKLLRVAPDDRRALGASLSSFRGELLGPDDYCHVLRELGDRDKSAVRALEVFHAALPLVGNGSVDKGKLLTAAIGALGKMERPDLARRGFDAGIAGGYGKTVFAYSALISAYARSGLATEAMGVLESMKGAGLRPTTVTYNAVIDACGKGGVDLRFTLGYFRQMLRDGLCPDRKTFNSLLSACSRAGHLEDARAVFDEMTHLGIGRDIYTYNTFIDAICKCGNIELAMQVLLDMEAKKLKPNVVTYSTLIDGYSKLEKYEEALKLYEKMKSLGIRLDRVCYNTVLAIYVKTGKYAEIAIVCDEMEDSGIEKDTVTYNSLINGYGKQGRLDIVSFLVQDMRRRGVAPSVLTYSTLIDIYSKAGMHGDAFNVYLDFKESGLKADVVLFSSFIDTLAKNGLVEWALSLLNDMTEMGIKPNVVTYNTIIDAFGKSKVHGEEDPEVGDMGIVGVYNGQIIRAANPVTRGRSAIDVRMRRSQELYFILELFQKMVQQGVRPNVVTFSAILNACSRCNNFEDAALLLEQLRLFDNFVYGVAYGLLMGYQEIWSQAQSLFNQLGRMDSPTSSAFYNALTDMLWHFGQRQGAQLIVLEGVNRRVWENTWSEFCLDLHLMSCGAAQAMVHAWLLNVRSIVFEGRAMPEFLSILTGWGKHSKIAGASTLRHVIEALLNSIGAPFQVERFNIGRFVSPSVVVAAWLRESGTINMILLSDERAQRASPSNLVPRLEALQL; encoded by the exons ATGGCGCCAACGACGCACTTCACGCCGTCGCAGGCGCACGCGGCGGCCGCCTCCCaccaccctgccgcggcggcggcggcggcccccgCCACGGCCACGGCCCGGCTGCATGCGTCGGCGTCCGCGTCGGCTCCTGCCGCGGCGGCGGCGCTTTGCCCGCCCTTCCTCGCGGCGGGGTCCCACTCCGTGGCCTGCCCGCCCGTCCAGAACCCGATATTTAGTGGCCCGGCCGCGCCATGGGCGGTGCAGCCCCAGCGCGCCGCTGTAGGGGCGCTTGGCCCTGAGTTCAGGCGGGCGCGCTCCACGAAGAACATCTCCAAGCGCAACAACCGTGGGGCGGGTGGCCAGGACCGCGGCGGGCGCACGTCCTCAGCTGCTGCTGGGCGCTGTGTTGACAAGCTGCTCCGTGTTGCCCCTGATGACCGGCGCGCGCTCGGCGCATCGCTTTCCTCTTTCCGGGGAGAGCTGCTTGGTCCTGATGATTACTGCCATGTCCTTCGGGAGCTCGGCGACAGGGACAAATCTGCAGTCCGTGCGCTTGAGGTGTTCCACGCTGCATTGCCCCTTGTTGGCAATGGCTCCGTCGATAAAGGCAAGCTTTTGACTGCCGCAATCGGTGCACTCGGCAAGATGGAGCGACCAGACCTTGCAAGAAGAGGTTTTGATGCTGGCATTGCAGGGGGTTATGGCAAAACGGTGTTTGCATACTCAGCGCTCATATCAGCATATGCGAGGAGTGGTCTTGCGACCGAGGCCATGGGGGTGCTTGAGTCGATGAAGGGTGCAGGCTTGCGGCCTACCACAGTTACGTACAATGCGGTGATTGATGCATGTGGGAAAGGGGGTGTTGACCTCAGGTTCACGCTCGGATATTTTCGTCAGATGCTACGGGATGGGCTCTGTCCCGACCGGAAGACTTTCAATTCACTTCTTTCTGCGTGCAGCCGCGCAGGGCACTTGGAGGATGCCCGTGCTGTCTTTGATGAAATGACCCATCTTGGCATTGGGCGTGACATTTACACATACAACACATTTATCGATGCAATTTGCAAGTGTGGCAACATAGAGCTTGCTATGCAGGTTCTGCTGGATATGGAAGCGAAAAAGCTGAAGCCAAATGTTGTTACATACAGTACACTGATCGATGGATACTCCAAGCTGGAGAAGTATGAGGAGGCACTCAAGTTGTACGAAAAGATGAAGTCTTTGGGAATTCGATTGGACCGAGTTTGCTACAACACAGTGCTGGCTATTTATGTGAAGACCGGGAAGTATGCCGAAATTGCCATTGTGTGTGACGAGATGGAGGACTCTGGGATTGAGAAGGATACTGTCACTTACAATTCTTTGATTAATGGATATGGAAAGCAGGGACGCTTGGACATCGTCTCTTTCCTCGTCCAAGATATGAGGAGACGCGGGGTAGCTCCTAGTGTACTCACATACTCAACTTTGATAGATATCTATTCAAAAGCGGGAATGCACGGAGATGCATTTAATGTCTATTTAGATTTTAAGGAATCTGGCCTAAAGGCCGACGTTGTTCTGTTCAGCTCTTTCATTGACACATTGGCCAAGAATGGATTGGTAGAGTGGGCATTATCTTTGCTAAATGATATGACTGAGATGGGTATCAAACCAAATGTGGTTACATATAACACAATAATTGATGCATTTGGCAAGTCTAAGGTACACGGTGAGGAGGATCCTGAAGTTGGGGACATGGGCATTGTTGGGGTTTATAATGGCCAGATCATAAGGGCTGCTAATCCAGTGACAAGAGGACGCTCTGCCATTGATGTCCGGATGAGGAGGTCTCAGGAATTGTATTTCATTCTGGAATTGTTTCAGAAGATGGTCCAACAGGGTGTAAGGCCAAATGTTGTTACATTTTCTGCGATCCTGAATGCTTGCAG TCGCTGTAATAACTTTGAAGATGCAGCCCTATTACTGGAACAACTTCGCTTGTTTGATAACTTTGTCTATGGTGTTGCGTATGGGCTCCTTATGGGTTACCAAGAAATTTGGTCGCAAGCACAGTCCCTTTTTAATCAGCTGGGACGCATGGATTCTCCAACATCGTCTGCCTTTTATAATGCTCTTACTGATATGCTGTGGCATTTTGGCCAG AGGCAAGGAGCTCAGTTAATTGTGCTCGAAGGGGTAAATCGCCGTGTGTGGGAGAACACATGGAGTGAGTTTTGCTTGGACCTGCACCTTATGTCATGTGGTGCAGCTCAAGCAATGGTCCATGCATGGCTCCTGAATGTGCGCTCTATTGTCTTCGAAGGACGAGCTATGCCTGAGTTTCTAAG CATTCTGACAGGGTGGGGAAAGCATAGCAAGATTGCGGGCGCAAGCACTCTTCGCCACGTCATCGAAGCACTTCTCAACTCAATCGGAGCACCGTTTCAGGTTGAGCGATTCAACATTGGAAGGTTTGTGTCGCCCAGCGTCGTGGTGGCTGCCTGGTTGAGAGAATCCGGCACCATCAACATGATACTCCTCAGTGACGAGCGTGCGCAGCGTGCAAGCCCATCCAATCTGGTGCCGAGGTTGGAGGCGCTGCAGTTGTAG